One Sodalinema gerasimenkoae IPPAS B-353 DNA segment encodes these proteins:
- a CDS encoding NACHT domain-containing protein, with product MGGDSKQQGINPNDGAQVNISQMVQNFGNPAAASRDGSEAKLLNAVKNEVAGRLSRSLHHRVDLELQTAEDPSQVITPWSVDVKVGNAPPESLGDKTRIIDTFDRPDVGGRLLILGAPGSGKTTVLLQLAQTLIERAETSLSHPVPVLLNLSAWNAGFKDIRSWIILDLKLKYGIRQDIAQKWLDRGRIIPLLDGLDELMSQRQESCIQALNQFLPDWSGTPLVVCCRLDEYQLYDHHLGLNGALVLQPLSDRQIQTYLEQAHCDWLWQAIRHDSDSMDPDHGLARSPLFLNILVLASDHLPVELWQQSVSPETRRQVLFQAYVQTRLQRRYLGGGNLPATRHGQKPYQDDEQTLRWVGWLASQLIEDNQTEFFIEKLQPYSLQKKPQKLVYGLVLGVILGLVVGLIFSLIYGLAKGLIGGILGGLVVGLMVGLVGGLIREIKTVETIHFSRKLASKHLSLVITKSLFLGWVVGLMGGITGGLIGERFGGVWIGVIGGIMVGQVFGTVVGVIGGLVEAFVGGEIDTKTEDNQGIYRSLTNAFIFGLMFVPVGFLIPLSLHYLNEPMTWVQLIREGVVLGFLFGAFAGGLNSVISHAALRVTLWLFGYSPWNYSKFLRYCTERGFLQRVGGGYRFVHGLLRDYFAREYHSQTKETP from the coding sequence ATGGGGGGCGATTCTAAACAACAGGGTATCAATCCTAATGATGGGGCGCAGGTCAATATTTCCCAAATGGTGCAGAATTTCGGCAATCCCGCCGCTGCGTCACGGGATGGGAGTGAAGCCAAACTGCTGAATGCAGTCAAGAATGAGGTCGCCGGCCGACTGTCGCGATCGCTCCATCATCGGGTTGATTTGGAACTCCAGACCGCTGAAGATCCCAGCCAGGTGATTACTCCCTGGTCTGTGGATGTGAAGGTGGGGAACGCTCCCCCCGAAAGTCTTGGCGATAAGACCCGAATTATTGACACCTTTGATCGCCCCGATGTGGGAGGACGTCTACTCATTCTCGGGGCCCCCGGTTCCGGGAAAACCACAGTCCTCCTGCAACTGGCCCAAACCCTCATTGAACGGGCCGAGACGAGCCTCAGCCATCCGGTTCCAGTACTCCTGAACCTATCGGCCTGGAATGCTGGGTTTAAAGATATCCGCAGTTGGATCATCCTCGACCTTAAACTCAAATATGGCATTCGCCAAGATATTGCCCAGAAATGGCTCGATCGCGGGCGGATTATTCCCCTCCTGGATGGTTTAGATGAGTTGATGTCCCAGCGTCAAGAAAGCTGCATCCAGGCCCTCAACCAGTTTCTCCCCGATTGGAGTGGAACGCCTCTGGTGGTGTGCTGTCGTTTGGATGAATATCAACTCTATGACCATCATTTGGGCTTAAATGGGGCGTTAGTCTTACAACCCCTGAGCGATCGGCAAATCCAAACCTACCTCGAACAGGCTCATTGTGACTGGCTTTGGCAGGCGATTCGCCATGATAGCGACAGTATGGACCCCGACCATGGCTTAGCGCGATCGCCCCTATTTCTCAATATTTTGGTCTTAGCGAGTGACCACTTACCCGTAGAACTCTGGCAACAGTCCGTTAGTCCTGAAACGCGGCGGCAGGTGTTATTTCAGGCGTATGTGCAAACCCGACTGCAACGACGCTATTTGGGAGGAGGCAATTTACCGGCTACTCGCCATGGTCAAAAACCCTATCAAGATGATGAGCAAACCTTACGCTGGGTGGGGTGGTTAGCTTCACAGTTGATTGAAGACAATCAAACCGAGTTTTTTATTGAAAAATTACAGCCTTATAGTTTACAAAAAAAGCCTCAAAAACTGGTGTATGGATTGGTTTTAGGGGTGATTTTAGGGCTAGTTGTGGGGCTGATATTTAGTCTAATTTATGGCTTAGCTAAAGGTTTAATTGGTGGCATATTAGGAGGATTAGTCGTTGGCTTAATGGTGGGCTTGGTGGGAGGACTGATCCGAGAAATTAAAACCGTTGAGACCATTCATTTTTCTCGTAAATTAGCCTCAAAACATCTCTCATTGGTGATTACCAAAAGCCTCTTTCTCGGTTGGGTAGTGGGACTCATGGGGGGGATAACCGGAGGACTAATTGGGGAACGCTTCGGTGGAGTTTGGATTGGCGTAATTGGTGGGATTATGGTGGGTCAGGTATTTGGGACTGTGGTGGGGGTGATTGGCGGTTTAGTAGAAGCTTTTGTGGGGGGAGAAATTGATACAAAAACCGAAGACAATCAGGGAATTTATCGCTCTTTGACCAATGCTTTTATTTTTGGCTTGATGTTCGTCCCCGTGGGCTTTTTAATTCCGCTGTCCCTACATTATCTCAATGAGCCAATGACCTGGGTGCAACTGATTCGGGAAGGGGTGGTGTTGGGGTTTTTGTTTGGGGCGTTTGCGGGAGGTTTGAATAGTGTGATTTCTCATGCTGCCTTGCGGGTAACGCTCTGGCTGTTTGGCTATAGTCCTTGGAACTATAGTAAGTTTTTACGCTACTGTACTGAGCGAGGTTTTTTGCAACGGGTGGGAGGAGGCTATCGTTTTGTCCATGGACTGTTGCGAGACTATTTTGCTCGGGAATATCACAGCCAGACCAAGGAAACCCCCTAG